In one Sphingobium indicum B90A genomic region, the following are encoded:
- a CDS encoding NAD-dependent epimerase/dehydratase family protein: MTILVTGASGLVGARLLPRLVQAGLDCRALARPGSGVPAGVSIATGDLLDPASLASAVQDVSAVIHLAAVFRTTDADLIWKVNLDGTRNLIAAMKAHAPDARLIMASTSHVYDADSPRPGAEEDRCSPTLDYPASKLAAETELRDSGLNWSIQRFGFVYGDGDGHIESLPRHLAQVKLHPAQRMSMVHHRDIATAMMLALDGAMDGRIVNIGDDAPTSIHELVQLAGGAMEPSSAPLTNPWRLHMDGALARRLGFQPVVRSVHQAAHEGLL; the protein is encoded by the coding sequence ATGACGATCCTGGTAACCGGCGCGAGCGGACTGGTCGGCGCCCGGCTTCTTCCGCGTCTTGTGCAGGCGGGGCTGGACTGCCGGGCACTGGCCCGGCCGGGCAGTGGCGTGCCTGCGGGCGTGTCGATAGCCACTGGCGACCTGCTCGATCCCGCATCGCTGGCTTCGGCCGTGCAGGACGTTTCGGCCGTCATCCACCTCGCAGCCGTCTTCCGCACCACCGATGCCGATCTCATCTGGAAGGTGAATCTCGACGGGACGCGCAACCTCATCGCCGCGATGAAGGCCCATGCGCCGGACGCGCGGCTCATCATGGCCAGCACGTCCCACGTCTATGACGCAGACTCCCCGCGACCCGGCGCAGAAGAGGATCGCTGTTCCCCCACGCTCGACTATCCAGCGAGCAAGCTGGCCGCCGAGACGGAACTGCGGGACAGCGGCCTCAACTGGTCGATCCAGCGCTTCGGCTTCGTCTATGGGGATGGCGATGGCCATATCGAGTCGCTCCCCCGGCATCTAGCCCAAGTGAAGCTTCACCCCGCCCAGCGCATGAGCATGGTCCATCACCGCGACATTGCGACCGCCATGATGCTGGCGCTGGATGGCGCGATGGACGGACGGATCGTCAATATCGGCGATGATGCCCCCACATCGATCCATGAACTGGTGCAGCTGGCGGGAGGCGCAATGGAACCCTCCTCCGCGCCGCTGACCAATCCCTGGCGCCTGCATATGGACGGCGCGCTTGCCCGGCGGCTCGGCTTTCAGCCGGTCGTGCGGAGTGTCCACCAGGCGGCGCACGAAGGGCTGCTTTAA
- a CDS encoding aldo/keto reductase: MALKDILPSRLGFGAAPLGNMFRAIPEEEALATVEAAWSDGIRYFDNAPFYGAGLAEIRMGEALKGKPRDEYVISTKVGRIVLDDIEQAPRDNGEKGDVFANGRPNKVINDYSHDATLRSIEDSLKRLQTDHIDIVWVHDVAQDFYGDEWLARFEEARTGAFRALDRLRDEGTIKAWGLGVNRVEAVELLLDLDRPRPDGSLLAGRYTLLDHDRALERLMPKVAERGLGIVVGGPYSSGALVGGPNFEYAPATPEILVKVAAIKAIADRHGISMKAAGLQFSLANPAVAAVIPGASRPQRIAEDTAALNETIPADFWRELREAGLVNPAAPLPL; encoded by the coding sequence ATGGCACTGAAGGACATTCTTCCCTCCCGCCTGGGCTTCGGAGCGGCGCCGCTCGGCAACATGTTTCGCGCGATCCCCGAGGAGGAAGCGCTGGCGACCGTCGAGGCCGCATGGAGCGACGGCATCCGCTATTTCGACAACGCGCCCTTCTACGGCGCTGGCCTCGCCGAAATCCGCATGGGTGAAGCGCTGAAGGGGAAGCCACGCGACGAGTATGTGATCAGCACAAAGGTCGGCCGCATCGTGCTCGACGACATCGAGCAGGCGCCGCGCGACAATGGCGAGAAGGGCGATGTGTTCGCCAATGGCCGTCCCAACAAGGTGATCAACGACTATTCGCACGACGCGACGCTGCGCTCGATCGAGGATAGCCTGAAGCGCCTGCAGACCGATCATATCGACATCGTCTGGGTCCACGACGTGGCGCAGGATTTCTATGGCGACGAATGGCTGGCCAGGTTCGAGGAGGCGCGCACCGGCGCGTTCCGGGCGCTCGACCGGCTGCGCGACGAGGGCACGATCAAGGCCTGGGGCCTCGGCGTCAACCGGGTCGAGGCGGTCGAGCTGCTGCTCGATCTCGACAGGCCGCGGCCAGATGGATCGCTGCTCGCCGGCCGCTACACGCTGCTCGACCATGACCGGGCGTTGGAGCGGCTGATGCCGAAGGTCGCCGAGCGCGGTCTCGGGATCGTCGTTGGCGGCCCTTACAGCTCGGGCGCGCTCGTCGGTGGCCCGAACTTCGAATATGCGCCCGCCACACCCGAGATTCTGGTCAAGGTCGCGGCGATCAAGGCAATTGCCGACCGTCACGGCATCAGCATGAAAGCGGCCGGCCTGCAATTCTCGCTGGCCAATCCGGCGGTCGCGGCGGTGATCCCCGGCGCCAGCCGGCCGCAGCGCATCGCAGAAGACACCGCTGCGTTGAACGAGACGATCCCGGCGGACTTCTGGCGGGAGCTGCGCGAAGCAGGTCTCGTCAACCCGGCGGCACCACTGCCACTCTGA
- a CDS encoding DUF2243 domain-containing protein produces MTDLPSLAPPGIMLGIGLGGFFDGIVLHQIFQAHAMLSAVIPLNSMMNMKANMLADGLFHAFMWMATLIGVTLLWRALNGRRDASAAGWRLIGYMLAGWGWFNLVEGLIDHHLLDLHHVVEALGLSMWDWLFLASGIVLILVGHVIARKSSQAT; encoded by the coding sequence ATGACTGACCTGCCGTCGCTTGCGCCTCCGGGGATCATGCTTGGCATTGGCCTTGGAGGGTTTTTCGACGGGATAGTCCTGCACCAGATCTTTCAGGCACATGCCATGCTTTCGGCGGTCATTCCCCTGAACAGCATGATGAACATGAAGGCCAATATGCTCGCTGATGGCCTTTTCCACGCATTTATGTGGATGGCGACGCTGATCGGCGTGACACTGCTCTGGCGGGCGCTGAACGGCAGGCGAGACGCAAGCGCAGCAGGTTGGCGGCTGATCGGTTACATGCTGGCTGGATGGGGATGGTTCAACCTCGTTGAAGGATTGATCGACCACCATCTTCTCGATTTGCACCATGTCGTCGAAGCGCTTGGCCTGTCGATGTGGGACTGGCTGTTCCTTGCCTCCGGCATCGTCCTCATCCTTGTGGGCCACGTCATTGCAAGGAAATCCAGCCAGGCGACTTAA
- a CDS encoding AraC family transcriptional regulator, whose translation MIRMPNTSINLPNPPSADRVSRDGQVLRWPLAQAEKRVPSALHAAVAAHIDAQGGGEGRFPTRLAGMHIMRSFEARMPMRQVYRPGLCVVIQGAKEILFGEETFRYGVMECLAIGLDLPASGRVIEASADAPYIGITIDLDMTIMREVLGQLETPPVPTSGSGPCLFVGKVDAPLADCMLRLLRMSDTPEAIPILYPSVMRELCYWLLTSPNGGELRNLGLPESSSERVSRAIFQLQNSFAQTLRVEQLAETARMSPSSFHQHFKALTSMTPLQYQKQLRLLEARRLMVVDGINVSEAAYQVGYESASQFSREYTRMFGAAPKRDVLDMRRQYSRYASRTLQEA comes from the coding sequence ATGATCAGAATGCCGAATACCTCAATAAATTTGCCCAATCCTCCAAGCGCCGATAGGGTGAGCAGAGATGGGCAGGTCCTGCGCTGGCCGCTCGCCCAGGCGGAGAAACGCGTGCCTTCAGCCCTTCACGCGGCGGTCGCCGCTCATATCGATGCCCAGGGCGGCGGCGAGGGCCGTTTTCCCACGCGGCTTGCCGGCATGCACATCATGCGGTCCTTCGAAGCCCGGATGCCGATGCGGCAGGTCTATCGGCCGGGGCTTTGCGTCGTGATCCAGGGCGCAAAGGAAATCCTCTTCGGTGAGGAGACCTTTCGCTATGGCGTGATGGAGTGCCTGGCGATCGGTCTCGATCTTCCGGCCAGCGGACGGGTCATCGAGGCAAGCGCGGACGCGCCTTATATCGGCATCACCATCGATCTCGACATGACGATCATGCGCGAGGTGCTGGGGCAGCTCGAAACGCCGCCCGTGCCGACCAGCGGGTCAGGGCCCTGCCTGTTCGTGGGGAAGGTCGATGCACCTCTGGCCGATTGCATGCTGCGCCTGCTCAGGATGTCCGATACGCCCGAGGCGATCCCGATCCTCTACCCGTCCGTGATGCGGGAGCTCTGCTACTGGCTGCTGACGAGCCCGAATGGCGGCGAGCTGCGCAACCTTGGCCTGCCGGAATCGAGCAGCGAGCGGGTCAGCAGGGCCATTTTCCAGCTGCAGAACAGCTTTGCGCAGACGCTGCGGGTGGAGCAGCTGGCCGAGACGGCGCGTATGAGTCCATCGTCGTTTCATCAGCATTTCAAGGCGCTAACGTCCATGACGCCGCTTCAGTATCAGAAGCAGCTGCGCTTGCTGGAAGCCAGGCGATTGATGGTAGTCGACGGGATCAATGTGAGTGAGGCCGCTTATCAGGTTGGCTATGAAAGCGCTTCGCAGTTCAGCCGGGAATATACGCGGATGTTTGGTGCCGCGCCCAAGCGGGACGTGCTGGATATGCGCCGCCAATATAGCCGATATGCCAGCCGCACGCTGCAAGAGGCATAA
- a CDS encoding MFS transporter: protein MLPFIMAEAIKIDLSLSDTQIGLLTGLAFAVCYTLLSLPLARVSDRGSPRFVLVFCALVWSAMTALGGLAASFLVLAFTRLGVAFGEAGAIPAGHAIIARKIRPERRGLAIGLFALGIPLGTMVGFAAGGALSDTVGWRTALVGAGALGGVIALIAFVAIRPTPPLQRLAASAEPFMRTSMRLLSAPGFRWLFIGAIASGFAAAPFYAFAAPFLIRTHGFTASEAGLAFGLPQGLLGIIGTLLGGRWFDRVVRSGTGRVLGPPAILFIMAAVTTTAGLFAPIGWLSILLFLPSMLSFAFLLPWGFGAAHLVAGQGREAMASSLVLIGSGLLGPALGPLIVGLISDAGSAAHMTNSLGLGLLTVPVASILSGIAILMANHRIAALLRQR, encoded by the coding sequence ATGCTGCCCTTCATCATGGCGGAAGCGATCAAGATTGATCTTTCTCTCAGCGATACGCAGATCGGACTGCTCACAGGACTTGCTTTCGCGGTCTGCTATACGCTTCTTTCCCTGCCGCTTGCCCGCGTTTCAGACCGGGGGTCGCCCCGTTTCGTGCTTGTTTTCTGCGCGCTGGTCTGGAGCGCGATGACGGCGCTCGGAGGCCTTGCCGCGAGTTTCCTGGTCCTGGCGTTCACGCGCCTCGGCGTAGCCTTCGGGGAGGCCGGCGCGATCCCGGCCGGACATGCGATTATCGCCCGGAAAATCCGGCCGGAGCGAAGAGGCCTGGCGATCGGGCTGTTCGCTCTGGGCATCCCTCTTGGCACCATGGTGGGGTTTGCTGCCGGCGGCGCGCTCAGCGACACGGTCGGCTGGCGCACGGCGCTGGTCGGCGCGGGCGCCCTTGGCGGCGTGATCGCCCTCATCGCGTTCGTCGCCATCAGGCCCACGCCACCACTGCAGCGCTTGGCGGCCTCTGCAGAACCCTTCATGCGCACAAGCATGCGCCTGCTGTCGGCACCCGGCTTCCGCTGGCTGTTCATCGGCGCGATCGCCAGTGGCTTTGCCGCGGCGCCTTTTTATGCCTTCGCCGCACCCTTCCTCATCCGCACCCATGGCTTCACCGCCAGCGAAGCCGGCCTCGCCTTCGGGTTGCCGCAGGGCCTGCTGGGCATCATAGGCACGCTGCTGGGCGGTCGCTGGTTTGACCGGGTGGTGCGCTCGGGCACCGGACGCGTGCTGGGTCCCCCTGCTATCCTGTTCATCATGGCCGCAGTGACGACGACGGCGGGCCTGTTCGCCCCCATCGGCTGGCTCTCGATCCTGCTGTTCCTGCCGAGCATGCTGTCCTTCGCGTTCCTGCTGCCATGGGGTTTCGGCGCCGCGCACCTCGTGGCCGGCCAGGGCCGTGAGGCCATGGCGTCGAGCCTGGTCCTGATCGGGTCGGGCCTGCTCGGCCCTGCGCTGGGTCCGCTCATCGTCGGCCTGATCAGCGATGCGGGAAGCGCGGCGCATATGACCAATAGCCTCGGACTCGGCCTGCTGACCGTGCCCGTCGCCAGCATCCTCAGCGGCATCGCAATTCTGATGGCAAACCACAGGATCGCTGCCTTGCTTCGGCAGCGCTGA
- a CDS encoding SDR family oxidoreductase has translation MTNWTGDDIPPQQGRTVVVTGTGGLGFEDSMALARAGADVVIAGRNPEKGAAAVAAIKRAVPDSQVRFGRMDLADLGSVAAFARQLSQQQDSLDLLINNAAVMRPPERRETRDGFELQFGTNYLGHFALTAHLLPLLRKGHDPRVVTLSSVAARQGAIDFDDLQAERSYRSMEVYAQSKLACLMFAIELSRRSKALGWGIESLAAHPGITRTDLIVNGSGRSSLHGRLRRYLWFLFQPAWQGALPTLFAATSPSARDGCYYGPDRLGGTRGYPTEEQPPRQALDSAAAARLWSLSLDLAKVQFA, from the coding sequence ATGACGAACTGGACAGGCGATGATATTCCACCGCAACAGGGGCGCACGGTCGTTGTGACCGGCACCGGCGGTCTGGGTTTTGAGGATTCCATGGCGCTGGCCCGGGCGGGCGCCGATGTGGTGATTGCAGGGCGCAACCCTGAAAAGGGCGCCGCAGCAGTGGCGGCGATCAAGCGCGCCGTTCCCGACTCTCAGGTGCGGTTCGGCAGGATGGACCTGGCCGATCTCGGCTCGGTCGCCGCCTTCGCCAGGCAGCTCTCGCAGCAACAGGACAGTCTCGATCTACTCATCAATAATGCCGCGGTCATGCGTCCGCCGGAGCGTCGCGAAACGCGCGATGGCTTCGAACTGCAGTTCGGCACAAACTATCTCGGGCATTTCGCGCTCACCGCGCATCTGTTGCCCTTGCTCAGGAAAGGGCATGATCCGCGGGTCGTCACGCTCAGCAGTGTCGCAGCGCGCCAGGGCGCGATCGATTTCGACGATCTGCAGGCAGAGCGCAGTTACCGGTCGATGGAGGTCTATGCACAATCCAAGCTCGCCTGCCTCATGTTCGCGATCGAGCTGAGCCGGCGCAGCAAGGCGCTGGGCTGGGGCATCGAAAGCCTCGCAGCGCATCCAGGTATTACGCGCACCGATCTGATCGTGAACGGCTCGGGCCGGTCCAGCCTTCATGGACGGTTGCGCCGCTACCTCTGGTTCCTGTTTCAGCCGGCCTGGCAAGGCGCCCTGCCGACGCTCTTCGCGGCGACCAGTCCATCAGCGCGAGACGGTTGCTATTATGGTCCCGACCGGCTCGGCGGCACGCGCGGATATCCGACCGAGGAGCAACCGCCCAGGCAGGCGCTGGATAGCGCTGCCGCCGCTCGCCTGTGGAGCCTGTCCCTCGACCTGGCAAAAGTGCAGTTTGCTTGA
- a CDS encoding LysR substrate-binding domain-containing protein: MRYDLNLLPIFVALMEERSVTRAAERLGMTQPALSNALARLRLMLKDQLFIRERYGIQPTAIALELAPGIADALASLDDAVLGQQDFDPTSAERLFTIAPNGYVEFVIVPALVARLAEVAPGIKLRLTPYGNDLIETGVVSGTTAMVLGRIMEPPDNLVVQHLMNEGLECVVRASHPEIGEAISREQFESMRHVNVVPPGRMRAGLFQALAQQNLKREVALSVTNFFAVAEMIAVTDYVATLPRLICRRLAHDARLRILPPPVDLGSFPVEMAWHVRYRHDPAHRWLRSLVAKVIGELTDAFDQAVGVSNNGAAFQP, translated from the coding sequence ATGCGCTACGATCTCAACCTCCTTCCCATCTTCGTAGCGCTCATGGAGGAACGGAGCGTCACGCGCGCGGCCGAGCGGCTGGGCATGACTCAGCCGGCGCTCTCCAACGCACTCGCGCGATTGAGGCTGATGTTGAAGGATCAGCTCTTCATACGCGAGCGCTATGGCATCCAGCCGACGGCGATCGCGCTCGAACTGGCACCGGGGATCGCGGACGCGCTGGCGAGCCTCGACGACGCCGTACTCGGGCAGCAGGACTTCGATCCGACCAGCGCCGAACGTCTCTTCACGATCGCGCCCAATGGCTATGTCGAGTTCGTGATCGTCCCCGCGCTGGTCGCGCGGCTCGCCGAGGTCGCTCCGGGCATCAAGCTCAGGCTGACGCCTTACGGCAACGACTTGATCGAAACCGGCGTCGTCTCCGGCACCACCGCGATGGTGCTCGGCCGCATCATGGAGCCGCCCGACAATCTCGTGGTCCAGCATCTGATGAACGAGGGCCTCGAATGCGTCGTGCGCGCCAGTCATCCTGAAATCGGAGAGGCGATCTCGCGCGAGCAGTTCGAGAGCATGCGCCACGTCAACGTTGTGCCGCCCGGCCGCATGCGCGCCGGCCTGTTCCAAGCGTTAGCCCAACAGAATCTCAAGCGCGAGGTGGCGCTCTCCGTCACCAATTTCTTCGCGGTTGCCGAGATGATCGCGGTCACCGACTATGTCGCAACGCTGCCGCGTCTCATCTGTCGCCGTCTGGCGCACGATGCCCGACTGCGCATCCTTCCGCCTCCAGTCGATCTCGGCAGCTTCCCGGTCGAGATGGCTTGGCATGTCCGCTACCGCCATGATCCCGCGCATCGCTGGCTACGTTCGCTGGTCGCGAAAGTGATCGGCGAACTCACCGATGCGTTCGATCAAGCCGTCGGCGTGTCCAACAACGGCGCAGCATTTCAACCATAG
- a CDS encoding patatin-like phospholipase family protein: MNGRPYEVALVLGGGNALGAYQAGAYEALHDQGLEPSWIAGASAGAVNGAVICGNKDSDRVSRLRELWKCSGNAEPIDLPAVVETVRRSWATALTLASGHPGLFVPRNIYGPWWNPLGNDEPASLYDLRPLADTLQRLVDFDRLNRGSPRLSVTAVDIQSGEDIAFDTGSHWIGCDEIRASAALIPLFPPVAIGERLLGDAGISVNLPLDIILSEKRTRPLLCIAVDLLPLSGSRPRTLRESAKRSQDLMFATQSRRALAAWQALFDVRGDRAATVTVLRLAYADQAKEVAGKAFDFSSQSAEARWRAGHEAMTSMLGALGRGEIAIGGRGLSVYQPDPRTRKGFDRVRFSMQPIQG; this comes from the coding sequence GTGAACGGCCGACCCTATGAAGTTGCGCTGGTGCTTGGCGGCGGGAATGCACTAGGCGCGTATCAAGCTGGAGCCTATGAGGCGCTCCATGATCAGGGACTCGAGCCTTCGTGGATCGCTGGTGCGTCTGCGGGCGCGGTGAACGGCGCGGTGATTTGCGGCAACAAGGATTCCGACCGGGTTAGCCGGCTCCGCGAGTTGTGGAAATGCAGCGGCAATGCCGAGCCGATCGACCTGCCCGCCGTCGTGGAAACGGTGAGGCGCAGCTGGGCGACCGCATTGACCTTGGCTAGCGGGCATCCGGGGTTGTTCGTGCCCCGCAATATTTACGGCCCCTGGTGGAACCCGCTGGGCAATGACGAGCCTGCCAGCCTCTATGATCTGCGGCCGCTAGCCGACACTCTGCAGCGCCTTGTTGATTTTGACAGGCTGAATAGAGGCTCTCCGCGCTTGTCGGTCACGGCCGTGGATATTCAAAGCGGCGAAGATATTGCTTTCGACACTGGTAGCCATTGGATTGGCTGCGACGAGATTCGGGCGAGCGCCGCGCTCATTCCGCTGTTCCCGCCCGTCGCTATCGGCGAGCGGCTGCTGGGAGACGCGGGCATTTCAGTCAACCTGCCTCTCGATATCATCCTGTCCGAAAAGCGGACGCGGCCGTTGCTCTGCATCGCGGTAGATCTGCTGCCTCTATCTGGAAGTCGTCCGCGCACGCTGAGGGAAAGCGCGAAGCGGAGCCAGGATCTCATGTTCGCCACGCAAAGCCGTCGCGCTCTCGCTGCCTGGCAAGCGCTCTTTGATGTCCGGGGCGACCGAGCAGCGACCGTCACGGTGCTGCGCCTTGCCTATGCGGATCAGGCCAAGGAGGTTGCCGGCAAGGCATTCGATTTCTCCAGCCAATCTGCCGAGGCGCGCTGGCGCGCGGGCCATGAAGCTATGACGAGCATGCTGGGTGCTCTTGGGCGTGGTGAAATAGCGATAGGAGGCCGGGGCTTGTCGGTTTACCAGCCCGATCCTCGAACTCGGAAAGGGTTTGACCGTGTTCGTTTCTCCATGCAGCCCATCCAAGGATAA
- a CDS encoding MarR family winged helix-turn-helix transcriptional regulator gives MSQQQRSTTREEVGAWAKRCYFAGRTVMDATLRPHGLGSVQWYVLHRLVTVGPTIQRDLGRLLEIERATMSGIVATLVRKGLVEQAPDPADQRQKLLRLTEAGAKLWAALPDLSFIRSVAFGGMDEADIETTITVLRTASERLENLLEKGNRA, from the coding sequence ATGTCTCAGCAACAGCGAAGCACCACGCGTGAGGAGGTCGGAGCTTGGGCTAAACGTTGCTATTTTGCTGGTCGTACGGTGATGGATGCCACCCTTCGCCCTCACGGTCTTGGCTCCGTGCAATGGTATGTACTGCACCGGCTGGTTACGGTCGGCCCGACGATTCAGCGCGACCTGGGACGGCTACTGGAGATCGAGCGCGCGACGATGAGCGGCATCGTCGCAACTCTCGTACGCAAAGGGCTCGTCGAGCAGGCACCCGATCCGGCCGACCAGCGTCAGAAGCTGCTGCGCCTCACCGAGGCCGGCGCGAAACTCTGGGCAGCATTGCCCGATCTCTCCTTCATTCGCTCCGTGGCATTCGGCGGGATGGACGAGGCCGATATCGAGACCACGATCACCGTGCTTCGGACGGCGAGCGAACGGCTCGAAAATCTGCTTGAGAAAGGAAACAGAGCATGA
- a CDS encoding putative quinol monooxygenase, producing the protein MTSHIKIIAVLTARPGKAEALRILLDGMLAPSRAEPGNLRYDLWVDPAQPGRYVLDELYGNADAVAAHRASPHFQAYLAAINDLAERSAFTLDPLAVA; encoded by the coding sequence ATGACCAGCCACATCAAGATCATCGCGGTGCTGACAGCGCGTCCGGGCAAGGCCGAGGCGCTGCGCATCCTGCTAGACGGCATGCTCGCCCCCTCGCGCGCCGAGCCCGGCAATCTGCGCTACGACCTGTGGGTCGATCCGGCGCAGCCCGGCCGTTACGTGCTCGACGAGCTGTATGGGAACGCCGACGCTGTCGCTGCGCATCGCGCGAGCCCTCATTTTCAGGCCTATCTGGCCGCCATTAACGACCTCGCGGAGCGGAGCGCGTTCACGCTCGATCCGCTGGCAGTCGCCTGA
- a CDS encoding MBL fold metallo-hydrolase, with the protein MRVRYLKCGTDCPLGGPFFDGFSKSLFGLIPCAAQLVETNEGLVLIDTGYGSEDVRHPHPRLSRFFRTLLNIHFRAEETALHQIKAMGYSPSDVRHVVLTHLDFDHAGGLDDFPNARVHVMEAEREAAERKRRGFIAERRYRPAQWEQVRDWRTYAGSGECWFGLERVRQLDGLPPEILMVPLPGHTWGHAGIAIRSDDGWVLNAGDAYFYRRELDGDRRRCTPGLRLYQNLMEVDRELRFANQQRLRELKRERSGEVTIFCSHDEIELEAMQRRNGDTSTTRAMPPIGQGVATGLSGA; encoded by the coding sequence ATGCGTGTCCGGTATCTGAAATGCGGGACGGATTGCCCACTTGGCGGTCCGTTCTTCGATGGCTTCAGCAAGAGCCTGTTCGGCCTTATTCCCTGCGCGGCACAGTTGGTCGAAACCAACGAGGGACTGGTGCTGATTGACACCGGTTACGGCAGCGAAGACGTGCGCCATCCCCATCCGCGCCTCAGCCGCTTCTTTCGTACGCTGCTCAATATCCATTTCAGGGCGGAGGAGACGGCGCTGCACCAGATCAAGGCAATGGGCTATTCGCCATCGGACGTCCGCCATGTCGTGCTGACGCATCTGGATTTCGATCATGCGGGCGGACTGGACGATTTCCCCAATGCGCGCGTCCATGTGATGGAAGCCGAGCGCGAAGCCGCCGAGCGCAAGCGGCGGGGCTTCATTGCAGAGCGCCGATACCGGCCCGCGCAGTGGGAGCAGGTGCGGGACTGGCGCACTTACGCCGGCAGCGGCGAATGTTGGTTTGGGCTTGAGCGCGTCCGCCAGTTAGACGGCCTGCCGCCCGAAATCCTGATGGTCCCTTTGCCAGGTCATACATGGGGCCACGCCGGGATCGCGATCAGATCAGACGATGGATGGGTTCTAAATGCTGGGGACGCTTATTTCTACCGGCGTGAACTGGATGGAGACAGGCGGCGCTGCACGCCCGGCCTGCGTCTTTACCAGAATCTGATGGAGGTGGACCGGGAACTGCGTTTCGCCAACCAGCAGCGCCTGCGGGAATTGAAGCGCGAGAGGAGCGGCGAGGTGACCATCTTCTGTTCGCATGACGAGATTGAGCTTGAGGCGATGCAGCGCCGTAATGGAGATACCAGCACCACGAGGGCAATGCCCCCAATTGGCCAGGGCGTTGCAACCGGCTTGAGCGGCGCATGA
- a CDS encoding type 1 glutamine amidotransferase domain-containing protein, with translation MDKGKVLLIGSNATRIEVQGNKWGATGQYLNETVVPAMALEAAGYEVVLATPNGSKPIIDAASDAPAHFENDEAAYRAARNYYDNSPAMNAPRTLRAVIDDGLDQYAGVFFPGGQAPVVDLMQDAEVGDILRHFHAAAKPTALLCHGPIALTAAMDDPRAFRAALIAGADDKAREWAKSWPYAGYQMTIFSATEEKVVEDHILHAKMYFDMPHALTAAGGKVETTSVDFEPNVIVDRELITGQNPRSDHPIAKALIDALDARRAA, from the coding sequence ATGGACAAGGGTAAGGTTCTACTGATCGGCTCCAACGCGACCCGCATCGAGGTGCAGGGCAACAAATGGGGCGCGACCGGCCAGTATCTCAACGAGACGGTCGTTCCGGCGATGGCGCTCGAAGCAGCCGGCTATGAGGTCGTGCTCGCCACCCCGAATGGGAGCAAGCCGATCATCGATGCCGCGTCGGATGCTCCAGCGCATTTCGAAAATGACGAAGCCGCGTATCGCGCCGCCCGCAACTATTATGACAACAGCCCGGCGATGAACGCGCCACGCACGCTCCGCGCGGTGATCGACGATGGCCTCGACCAGTATGCCGGCGTTTTCTTCCCCGGCGGCCAGGCCCCGGTGGTCGACCTGATGCAGGACGCGGAAGTCGGCGACATCCTGCGCCACTTCCACGCGGCAGCCAAGCCCACCGCGCTGCTCTGCCACGGTCCGATCGCGCTGACCGCGGCGATGGACGACCCTCGCGCCTTCCGCGCGGCGCTGATCGCCGGTGCTGACGACAAGGCACGCGAATGGGCGAAGAGCTGGCCCTATGCCGGCTATCAGATGACGATCTTCTCCGCGACGGAGGAGAAGGTGGTCGAGGATCACATCCTGCATGCGAAGATGTATTTCGACATGCCGCATGCCCTGACCGCCGCCGGCGGCAAGGTCGAGACGACCTCCGTCGACTTCGAGCCGAACGTGATCGTCGATCGGGAGCTGATCACCGGGCAGAACCCGCGCTCCGATCATCCGATCGCGAAAGCCTTGATCGATGCGCTCGATGCACGTCGGGCCGCATGA